The Micromonospora siamensis genome contains the following window.
GGGTGCCCAGCCGGGTCGGGCCGCCGCGATCGAGCAGAGCACGATGCCGCAGACGAGCGCGACGAAGAACGCGTAGGTGTGCAGCCAGCCCCGCATCCGGGGCTTGCCGAGGTCGACCGGCTTGAGCCGGAGCGGTGCCGAAGTGGTCACACCGCTAGGTTACGACACCGTAGGTTACCTGCAAGTAATGGTGTTCGATCCCACCGGCCACCGCGAATACCGATCAGCTTACCGGTGAGGATGGCGACATGCGGATCCGTCCCGTCGGCGCGTACGCGCTGCTCCTCGACTGCGACGACCCGGACCAGGTGGAGGCGTGGCGGGCCGAGTTGTGCCGCCGCCGCGACGCCGGTGAACTGAGCGCCGTCGAGATCGTCCCGGCCGCGCGTACCGTGCTGCTCGACGGGGTGCCCGACCCCGAGCGGGCCGCCGCCCGGATCGCCGGCTGGACGCCCGCGCCGGTCACCACCACGGCCACCGCCGGTCAGGTCGACGTGCCCATCGTGTACGACGGGGAGGACCTGCCCGTCGTCGCCGGTCACTGGGGGGTCGGGGTGCCGGAGGTCGTCCAGCGGCTGCGGGACACCGAGTTCCGGGTGGCGTTCTGCGGCTTCGCGCCCGGGTTCGCGTACCTGACCGGACTGCCGGCGGCGCTCGCCGTGCCCCGGCTGGCCACCCCGCGGCCCCGGGTGCCGGCCGGGTCGGTGGCGCTCGCCGGCCCGTACGCGGGCATCTATCCGGGCGCGTCCCCCGGCGGCTGGCTGCTGGTGGGCCGGACCACGCTGACCCTCTTCGACGTGCACGCCGATCCGCCTGCCCGGCTCACCCCGGGCACCCGGGTCCGGCTGGTGGACGCGTGACCCGCCCGGCCGCCGCGGTCGAGGTGATCCGGGCCGGCGCGCTCACCACCGTGCAGGACCTGGGCCGGCCCGGCTGGGCGCACCTCGGCGTACCGCGCTCCGGCGCGCTCGACCCGGCCGCCCTGCGGCTGGCCAACCGGCTGGTCGGCAACCCGGAGGCCGCGGCCGGCCTGGAGATCACCCTCGGTGGCTGCCTGCTGCGGTTCACCACCGCCACCACGGTCGCCGTCACGGGCGCCGACACCGACCTGCGGGCCGCTGACCGTCCCGCCGATCTGGGCCGGCCGCTGTCGCTGCCAGCGGGCGCGCTGCTGCGGATCGCCCGACCCCGCGTCGGT
Protein-coding sequences here:
- a CDS encoding 5-oxoprolinase subunit B family protein, coding for MRIRPVGAYALLLDCDDPDQVEAWRAELCRRRDAGELSAVEIVPAARTVLLDGVPDPERAAARIAGWTPAPVTTTATAGQVDVPIVYDGEDLPVVAGHWGVGVPEVVQRLRDTEFRVAFCGFAPGFAYLTGLPAALAVPRLATPRPRVPAGSVALAGPYAGIYPGASPGGWLLVGRTTLTLFDVHADPPARLTPGTRVRLVDA